Within the Musa acuminata AAA Group cultivar baxijiao chromosome BXJ2-9, Cavendish_Baxijiao_AAA, whole genome shotgun sequence genome, the region ACACTGAAGGAATTTTGTGAAATGTTAATTGCAGAAATTGCATGAGCTAGAAAATTGTTTGGTGAACTTGAGCTCTACGGACGAGGATTCTATCAGAGCAATAGTGGAAGAATTTTCACTAAATGTTCAGCCTGATGAAGAAAGCATCTTGAACAAGTAAAGGCTCACAATCACTAGTggttcatattttttttctaatcctTGGAAAATATCTTAGATGTGGGCTTCTGTAGGCTATCAACAATTGATAAATGCTTCTGCGAGGAGTCTGTGGAAGagataattaaatcatttgtgaGTTTTCTTCAATTAATTGCTGCGTTAACCTCTTGATGCTCTCTTTATTAGTTGCTGCAGTGATCTCTTGGATGCCATATGGTATCTATAGGATCATATTCTGAATTGGAATTTCTGTTTTCTTATCTTAAATTTTATGAATTTGAAGATAATGAGGTGGATGTAAACTGCTTTCATCTTCGAGATGCAAATCTCGATGGAGTGAACACTGATTTTAACGTTTGCATACACGATAAATAAACTTCACTTCCAATAGCTAGGTTCATTTTGATGGTTAGCACATCTACGTGTTACAATGACGCGAACCTTGCCTCACCTTTTCTTTTGCAGGAAGCTGAGTCAAAAATGGACGGAAACGAATGGATCTCTCCTATTCTCAAAGGGCTAAAGAGATCTTCTCCCACTGGGTTGAAGATAACATTAAAATCCGTACTGAATCTTGCAACCTTCCTTATATATGCATTTCAATTACATGGATGGAATGTAGGGAAACATTAAAGCGCAGTCCACAAAATGATAATTCTGCATTTACGTATGGACAAGTTAACTTCTTAGGTGCCTATTTTTGCATTGAATTTGCACATTAATGCATGTAAATTAGGAGTGAAATTCGGTCTGATTGACAATAATATCAAGTGTAAAAATTTTGAGGTTTCCCTGACATGCTGCATGTTTATGTATTTGTGGTCTTGTATTGCAAAGCATTAGCAGAGAATTGGTTCTGGTTTCTTCTCCATCTTGACTTGATCCAACACTTAAAAGGGTCTTACTTGGCTACGTTGCATTTGCAGATTCGAGGAGGAAGAAAGCGAACTTTAGCTGAATGTCTAAAAAATGAATTCAGACTCACCATGAATCTGCTAAGATCAGTCATTTCTTCTGACGTTTACGAGGTACATATGTTCTGACCATTCCATGCCAAGCTTAGATTTCATATTTTAGTGGGAATGCGGAAAGAGAGGAGTCAAAAGACTATGTTATGGCGAGACAGTGGGGAACCATTCCATGCCAAGTTTAGATTTCATATTTTAGTGGGAACGCGGAAAGAGAGGAGTCGAAGACTATGTAATGGCGAGACTCAGTGGGAGACTTTAGTTCCCACGTTCCCAAAAGTAGTATGCAGCAGACAAAATTGATGACTTTTCTGATTGTTGttgtattttttttcattttaatggGGATTCCTCCTTAAGAGGAACTTTCAATAGAGACAGACTAGTAGATTGCTAGACGTCTCTTAGTTTGTGTTGACACGAAACTGATGGTTGATTCTTGTTTCCCTTTGTGTTTTTCTTTGGTTGGTAAGGGCATCAGAGCACTCAGCATCGATAAGGACAACGCCCCCaaggtatctctctctctcttctctgccTGACTATGCTAAGTAGTACTCGTCTTTCTGATGATGTATGGTGATGTAGTGGAATCCGTCGAGCTTCCAAGAAGTGAGCCGCGAGAAAGTTGACCTTGTTTTTGAACCATTTGCTGATGAACTGGAACTTCAGATACCGACCGATGAAAAGAGCAGGTCACCTTCCAACTTTGAACGCCAACCCCCCCCCTCAACTTCGTTTCTCGATTCCTGCCTGACGTATCATTTTACAGGTGGAGTGGGAAGTACGAGGACACGGTCTATCCAAGCCTGAAATGAGAGCCACAGCCACAGAATAGCCGGTGAAGGCATCGCTCCGCTTTTGTACCACAAATAAAGAATTCAAGATAGAATTTTATGCTCAGATGAATAGGTAATGTCGTCAGTGGTGGTGGTGTGTTTGGATGAAGTCCTTGTTGTACAACAATATTTTAATGCATCTACAATATGCTTGGAGCTGAATAAGAAGCGTCGGCAGTAGTAATGCGTGCCTGTATGTGCTGTTGTTTATTTAAGTGGACCATCATGAAGTCCTTGTTCCCCTAAACCAGACCTACAATATTTTAACGCATCAAAGATTTGGACGAATCAACATCTGTTGTAACAAATTGGCCGTGACTATCTCGGTCTCCTATTTTAGGCTGGTAATTGAATCTTATCATACCTGTTCCCCAGATCGATTTGTGGTCCACATCTTCAGGGATAGTAATTTACTATACTACAAAGCTGGTCAATAATTTAGCGTTAACAACACGCCCTCGTGCCAACAGATTACTAAATCCCTCCCTTTCGGGTCATCGAAAAGCCACGAAAGAGCTTTAGATGACTCCAGAGACCAACTAAACGGCACTATAGGAAGAGGGAAGGTCACACTGTGGAACAACTATCCATGAAGATTCTAGAACAAATGCCCCCAAAAAGAAGAAATACAACTGACCAAAT harbors:
- the LOC135622655 gene encoding 3-hydroxyisobutyryl-CoA hydrolase-like protein 5; amino-acid sequence: MAREHSNSEEVVLAAEVGHARLITLNRPRQLNVISSRVVFLLAQFLEKWEKDDDSQLVIFKGAGRAFCAGGDLKMFYEGRKDDSCLEVVYRMYWLCYHIHTYKKPMVALANGIVMGGGASMVVPTKISVVTEKTVFSVPEASIGLHTDCSFSYILPRLSGYLGEFLALTSARLNGKEMIAAGLATHFVPSEKLHELENCLVNLSSTDEDSIRAIVEEFSLNVQPDEESILNKLSTIDKCFCEESVEEIIKSFEAESKMDGNEWISPILKGLKRSSPTGLKITLKSIRGGRKRTLAECLKNEFRLTMNLLRSVISSDVYEGIRALSIDKDNAPKWNPSSFQEVSREKVDLVFEPFADELELQIPTDEKSRWSGKYEDTVYPSLK